The bacterium genome has a window encoding:
- a CDS encoding sulfite exporter TauE/SafE family protein yields MTLGLFFGAVAFLYAMVGHGGASGYLAVGSLAGLDPGVLKGQALVLNLLVAAFSSYSFTRAGFLRPKLLVPLVVFSMPAAYWGAKLPLHPALAKLLLGACLAAASWRMLFHFWLVKKAESADRKAPPPGVLALVGSGLGFLSGLTGVGGGIYLSPLLLLAGWASVKETAAASAWFIWLNSAAGLLGLSTGTSGLPHLPWEWILPSMAGGFLGANVGAKRLGEVRLRQALAAVLLMAACKLILMGAKGI; encoded by the coding sequence ATGACGCTCGGACTGTTCTTCGGCGCGGTCGCTTTCCTCTACGCCATGGTGGGCCACGGCGGAGCCTCCGGTTACCTGGCGGTCGGATCCCTCGCGGGTCTCGATCCGGGCGTGCTCAAGGGCCAGGCCCTGGTCCTGAACCTATTGGTGGCCGCTTTTTCCTCCTATAGTTTCACCCGGGCCGGGTTCCTGCGGCCCAAACTCCTCGTTCCCCTCGTCGTCTTTTCCATGCCGGCGGCCTATTGGGGGGCCAAGCTGCCGCTCCATCCCGCCTTGGCCAAGCTCCTCCTGGGTGCCTGCCTGGCGGCGGCCTCTTGGCGGATGCTCTTCCATTTTTGGCTGGTGAAGAAGGCGGAAAGCGCGGACCGGAAAGCCCCGCCGCCCGGGGTCCTGGCCCTGGTGGGTTCGGGCCTGGGGTTCCTTTCGGGGCTCACGGGCGTGGGCGGCGGCATCTACCTGAGCCCCCTCCTGCTCTTGGCCGGGTGGGCCTCGGTCAAGGAAACGGCCGCGGCCTCGGCCTGGTTCATCTGGCTCAATTCGGCCGCGGGGCTCCTGGGACTTTCCACCGGGACCTCCGGTCTTCCCCACCTTCCCTGGGAATGGATCCTGCCCTCCATGGCGGGCGGGTTCCTGGGGGCGAACGTAGGGGCGAAGCGCCTGGGCGAGGTACGCCTGCGGCAGGCCCTGGCGGCGGTCCTCCTGATGGCGGCCTGTAAATTGATCCTGATGGGCGCGAAAGGCATCTGA
- the moaA gene encoding GTP 3',8-cyclase MoaA translates to MPDIQFQPFRYLRLSLTDRCNFRCVYCLPEAVQAFHPSEKTLQWADWNRLVPLMRTLGIRKVRLTGGEPTLHPRVLEMVELLAQSGFEETALTTNGFRLEKMAPEMKSRGLTRVNVHLDSLDPQGFDRASQTQGLFERVLAGIRAAKAAGLSPKVNVVLMRGANDQEAEDFIGFSDREGVEVRFIELMPTGSNDAYFRDHFIPVIEVQRRLRDAFGLEPVERDPLGGPSRRFRVTGSRARVGFIGASCEGFCDSCQRLRLTSEGFLKRCLFEPGGLDLKPLLRRGAPIGEMTEVIQGFLSQKWTFNPHVAGPVKEPFPLARIGG, encoded by the coding sequence ATGCCGGACATCCAGTTCCAACCTTTTCGCTATCTTCGCCTTTCCCTGACGGACCGATGTAATTTCCGCTGTGTCTATTGCCTGCCCGAGGCGGTCCAGGCCTTTCATCCTTCCGAAAAGACCCTCCAGTGGGCGGACTGGAACAGGCTCGTCCCCCTGATGAGGACCCTGGGTATCCGGAAGGTCCGGCTCACCGGGGGCGAGCCCACCCTCCATCCCCGAGTGCTGGAGATGGTGGAACTCCTCGCTCAAAGCGGTTTCGAGGAAACGGCCCTCACCACCAACGGGTTCCGCCTGGAAAAGATGGCGCCTGAAATGAAAAGCCGGGGCCTGACCCGGGTGAACGTGCATTTGGATTCCCTCGACCCGCAAGGGTTCGACCGGGCCTCCCAGACCCAAGGGCTTTTTGAACGGGTCTTGGCGGGGATCCGGGCGGCGAAAGCCGCCGGCCTTTCCCCCAAGGTGAACGTGGTGTTGATGCGGGGCGCGAACGACCAGGAAGCCGAGGACTTCATCGGCTTCTCCGATCGGGAAGGGGTCGAGGTCCGTTTCATCGAGCTGATGCCTACCGGAAGCAACGACGCCTATTTTCGGGATCATTTCATTCCCGTCATCGAGGTCCAGCGCCGTTTGCGGGATGCCTTCGGGTTGGAACCCGTCGAGAGGGACCCCCTGGGCGGGCCCTCGCGCCGCTTCCGGGTGACGGGAAGCCGGGCCCGGGTGGGCTTCATCGGGGCCTCCTGCGAGGGATTCTGCGATTCCTGCCAGCGCCTGCGGCTGACCTCGGAGGGTTTCCTGAAACGCTGCCTCTTCGAGCCCGGCGGGCTCGACCTGAAACCCCTCTTGAGAAGGGGAGCGCCCATCGGGGAGATGACCGAAGTGATCCAAGGTTTCCTGTCGCAGAAGTGGACCTTCAACCCCCATGTGGCCGGGCCGGTGAAGGAACCCTTTCCGTTAGCTCGAATTGGGGGGTAG
- a CDS encoding MFS transporter — MPSLSEEKALPLGKRITASPSPYTIEHWEPEDETFWRTKGSKIARRNLVFSILVEFLGFSVWQVWSAVAAQLPNIGFNFSVNQLFWLAALPGLSGATLRMPYGLAVSWFGGRNWTLVSAALLLIPATGLALAIQDPTTPYGLFLFLAFVTGFGGGNFASSMANIQFFYPQKKKGLALGLNAAGGNIGVSVVQFLVPIVITGSLFGALGGNPQTAMVNGVAKTLWLQNAALIWIPFILISLVTSWFFMNNLHVAKATFADQLPILKNKHNWIMSWIYLGTFGSFIGYSAGFPLLIKSQFPGVNPLQYAFLGPFVGSIIRPVGGWLADKIGGAVVTFWNFAAMAVALSGVIYFVAHKADPGAFTGFFVMFLILFFCSGIGNGSTFRMIPVIFRTLKMRGLKGVKEGSAAHNEALKEANKDSSAIIAIVSSMAAYGAFFVPKSYGTSISLTGSPLLALVTFLVFYGTCLYVTWWYYSRKDAEVPC, encoded by the coding sequence ATGCCATCCCTTTCGGAAGAGAAAGCCCTCCCGTTGGGCAAGCGCATCACCGCATCACCCTCACCTTACACGATCGAACATTGGGAACCGGAGGATGAGACCTTTTGGAGGACGAAGGGGAGCAAGATCGCCCGCCGGAACCTGGTCTTCTCCATCCTCGTCGAGTTCCTGGGTTTCAGCGTCTGGCAGGTCTGGAGCGCCGTCGCCGCCCAACTGCCCAACATCGGTTTCAATTTCAGCGTGAACCAGCTCTTCTGGCTGGCGGCCCTCCCCGGGCTCTCCGGGGCGACGCTCCGCATGCCCTACGGGCTGGCGGTCTCCTGGTTCGGGGGACGCAACTGGACCCTGGTGAGCGCGGCCCTGCTCCTGATCCCGGCGACCGGCCTGGCGCTGGCCATCCAGGACCCCACGACCCCCTACGGGCTTTTCCTCTTCCTGGCCTTCGTGACGGGTTTCGGCGGCGGGAATTTCGCTTCCAGCATGGCCAATATCCAGTTCTTCTATCCCCAGAAGAAGAAGGGCCTGGCCCTGGGGCTCAACGCGGCGGGAGGAAACATCGGGGTCAGCGTGGTGCAGTTCCTGGTGCCCATCGTCATCACCGGGTCCCTGTTCGGGGCCCTCGGCGGCAACCCCCAGACGGCCATGGTGAACGGGGTCGCCAAGACCCTCTGGCTCCAGAACGCGGCCCTGATCTGGATCCCCTTCATCCTCATCTCCCTGGTCACTTCCTGGTTCTTCATGAACAACCTGCATGTGGCCAAGGCCACCTTCGCCGACCAGCTCCCCATCCTCAAGAACAAGCACAACTGGATCATGAGCTGGATCTACCTGGGGACCTTCGGCTCCTTCATCGGTTACTCCGCCGGGTTCCCCCTGCTCATCAAGTCCCAGTTCCCCGGGGTGAATCCCCTGCAATATGCCTTCCTGGGGCCCTTCGTGGGATCCATCATCCGGCCCGTGGGGGGCTGGCTGGCCGATAAGATCGGCGGCGCGGTGGTGACCTTCTGGAACTTCGCCGCCATGGCCGTGGCCCTTTCCGGGGTCATCTACTTCGTGGCCCACAAGGCGGACCCGGGCGCCTTCACCGGCTTCTTCGTCATGTTCCTCATCCTGTTCTTCTGCTCGGGGATCGGGAACGGCTCCACCTTCCGGATGATCCCGGTCATCTTCCGTACGCTCAAGATGCGGGGTTTGAAAGGGGTCAAGGAAGGGTCCGCCGCCCACAACGAGGCCTTGAAGGAAGCCAACAAGGATTCCTCAGCCATCATCGCCATCGTCTCCTCCATGGCGGCCTACGGCGCCTTCTTCGTGCCCAAGAGCTACGGGACCTCCATCAGCCTGACCGGCAGCCCGCTCCTGGCCCTCGTCACCTTCCTGGTCTTTTACGGGACCTGCCTCTACGTGACCTGGTGGTATTACTCCCGCAAGGACGCCGAAGTTCCCTGCTGA
- a CDS encoding nitrate reductase associated protein, with amino-acid sequence MFRQFKFEEALYGPLDRIPVSTQFKLDSLGVSLPLEAWKALALPERWVFCHLSIRSRGERECYLQYLTYVLQRDRIALPAPAGTAGPKKPWEDISRLPAEVAQKMRDMDLPLFWPEWIKLDDMERYTLFKLCKENADKESIRQAVQEFLGLSPSSAGA; translated from the coding sequence ATGTTCCGCCAGTTCAAGTTCGAGGAAGCCCTCTACGGGCCATTGGACCGCATCCCGGTGTCCACCCAGTTCAAGCTGGACAGCCTGGGGGTGTCCCTGCCTTTGGAGGCCTGGAAGGCCCTGGCCCTGCCGGAGCGATGGGTCTTCTGTCATCTTTCCATCCGCAGCCGGGGGGAAAGGGAATGCTACCTCCAGTACCTCACCTATGTGCTCCAGCGCGATCGGATCGCGCTCCCGGCCCCCGCCGGAACGGCCGGTCCGAAGAAACCTTGGGAGGACATCAGCCGGCTCCCGGCCGAGGTCGCCCAGAAGATGCGCGACATGGACCTTCCCCTCTTCTGGCCCGAGTGGATCAAGTTGGACGACATGGAACGCTACACCTTGTTCAAGCTCTGCAAGGAGAACGCGGACAAGGAATCCATCCGTCAGGCGGTCCAGGAATTCCTCGGGCTTTCCCCCTCCTCCGCCGGCGCCTGA
- a CDS encoding P-II family nitrogen regulator, translated as MKMIRCIVRPEKEADVVKNLEKSGFTALTKMDVLGRGKQKGIQVGSAKYDELAKTMFMLVVEDEEYPRALDALKVGARTGNPGDGKIFVTEVDEAITIRTGEKAL; from the coding sequence ATGAAAATGATCCGATGCATCGTCCGGCCCGAGAAGGAAGCGGATGTGGTGAAGAACCTGGAAAAGTCGGGTTTCACCGCCCTGACCAAGATGGACGTCCTGGGCCGGGGGAAACAGAAGGGCATCCAGGTGGGATCGGCCAAGTACGACGAACTGGCCAAGACCATGTTCATGCTGGTGGTGGAGGACGAGGAATATCCACGGGCCCTGGACGCCCTGAAGGTGGGCGCCCGGACCGGCAATCCAGGGGATGGGAAGATCTTCGTGACCGAAGTGGACGAGGCCATCACCATCCGCACGGGTGAAAAGGCGCTTTAA
- a CDS encoding nitrite/sulfite reductase, with the protein MAPGIDIEKVKREGLMVDLDRFAREGYQSIPKDDHYRLKMHGVCAQRHEGFFMLRFRVFGGRMNPEQMEKVAELASRYASGYVHLSTRQNLELHSVKIENIPEILRQLQGVGITTRSSCGHTFRNILASACAGTCPDELVDTRPWVEALSRMVVAQSDHYNHRLPKRLNVSLAGCTSCENPALVNDIGLSAVKNAEGQTGFSLHIGGSMGVTPKMGWLLEEFLPLADGLPAVKTVAQLYILHGDRSSPAKGRLKFLVEAWGLEKFREEFRKMLPSMRKPDKDLPKGFLPDPWPEFDPPGGVVMDSVPEGVEVQRQKGFYRIPLLVSLGEIHHSHFRRVAEWARDNCFGRVHVTKEQNLELQWVPGNRVQELWSMADKMGLHAYGVRSIVDIQSCPGTSFCALAITSSQGAAGSLLQYLRDKRALADPDLRPLKLHISGCPNSCTQHQGADIGFSGGMVKVGEDQRFAYQLWLGGRLGTNAQLGTMAKKAIADEMVVPVADALFTVFKRDRQEGEGFQGFLTRLTIPETVKCLDALLVERGLSPNTYNRVSASPMEGLRMIPGG; encoded by the coding sequence ATGGCGCCTGGGATCGACATTGAAAAAGTGAAGCGGGAAGGGCTGATGGTGGACCTGGACAGGTTCGCCCGGGAGGGATACCAGTCCATCCCCAAGGACGATCATTACCGCCTGAAGATGCACGGGGTCTGCGCCCAGAGGCACGAGGGTTTCTTCATGCTGCGCTTCCGGGTCTTCGGCGGGCGGATGAACCCCGAACAGATGGAAAAGGTGGCCGAACTGGCCAGCCGCTACGCCAGCGGCTACGTCCACCTCTCGACCCGCCAGAACCTGGAGCTCCATTCGGTCAAGATCGAGAACATCCCCGAGATCCTGCGCCAACTGCAGGGCGTGGGCATCACCACCCGTTCCTCCTGTGGCCATACCTTCCGCAACATCCTCGCCAGCGCCTGCGCGGGGACCTGCCCGGATGAATTGGTGGATACGCGGCCCTGGGTGGAGGCCCTCTCGAGAATGGTGGTGGCCCAGTCGGACCACTACAACCACCGCCTGCCCAAGCGGCTGAACGTCTCCCTGGCGGGCTGCACCTCCTGCGAGAACCCGGCCTTGGTCAACGATATCGGCCTTTCCGCCGTGAAGAACGCGGAAGGGCAGACCGGGTTCTCCCTCCATATCGGCGGGAGCATGGGGGTCACCCCCAAGATGGGCTGGCTTTTGGAGGAGTTCCTCCCCTTGGCCGACGGGCTCCCGGCCGTCAAGACCGTCGCCCAGCTCTACATCCTCCATGGCGACCGGTCCTCGCCGGCCAAGGGACGCCTGAAGTTCCTGGTGGAGGCCTGGGGCCTGGAGAAGTTCCGCGAGGAGTTCCGCAAGATGCTCCCCTCCATGCGCAAGCCCGACAAGGACCTGCCCAAGGGGTTCCTGCCCGATCCCTGGCCCGAGTTCGATCCCCCGGGCGGGGTGGTGATGGACTCGGTCCCCGAGGGCGTCGAGGTCCAACGCCAAAAAGGTTTCTACCGCATTCCGCTCCTGGTGAGCCTGGGGGAGATCCACCATTCCCATTTCCGCCGGGTGGCCGAATGGGCCCGGGACAACTGTTTCGGACGGGTCCACGTGACCAAGGAACAGAACCTGGAGCTGCAGTGGGTGCCGGGCAACCGGGTGCAGGAGCTCTGGAGCATGGCCGACAAGATGGGGCTCCACGCCTATGGGGTGCGTTCCATCGTGGACATCCAATCCTGCCCGGGCACCAGTTTCTGCGCGCTGGCCATCACTTCCTCCCAGGGCGCGGCGGGCAGCCTGCTGCAGTACCTGCGGGACAAGCGGGCCCTGGCCGATCCGGACCTGAGGCCCCTGAAGCTCCACATCTCGGGCTGCCCCAACAGTTGTACCCAGCACCAGGGCGCCGACATCGGCTTCTCCGGGGGCATGGTCAAGGTGGGGGAGGACCAGCGTTTCGCCTACCAGCTCTGGCTGGGAGGCCGCCTGGGGACCAACGCCCAATTGGGCACCATGGCCAAGAAGGCCATCGCCGACGAAATGGTGGTGCCGGTGGCCGACGCCCTTTTCACGGTCTTCAAGCGGGACCGGCAGGAAGGGGAGGGGTTCCAGGGGTTCCTGACCCGCCTGACCATCCCCGAGACGGTGAAATGCCTGGACGCCCTGCTGGTCGAGCGGGGCCTGAGCCCCAACACCTACAACCGGGTCAGTGCCTCGCCCATGGAGGGCCTGCGCATGATCCCGGGAGGTTAA
- a CDS encoding P-II family nitrogen regulator, with amino-acid sequence MIKEIVAIIRPGKWAETLVKLEQIGIAGFTRQRVYGRGKQRGLRYSAEGEENRGISFLPKWMVTVVVEDSKVDAVVAALMASNKTGDIGDGKIFVCPVSSSIRIRTNESEEYALN; translated from the coding sequence ATGATCAAAGAGATCGTCGCCATCATCCGGCCCGGGAAATGGGCCGAGACCCTGGTGAAGCTCGAGCAGATCGGTATCGCGGGGTTCACCCGCCAACGGGTCTATGGCCGGGGCAAACAGCGCGGCCTGCGCTATTCGGCGGAGGGAGAGGAGAACCGGGGCATCAGCTTCCTGCCCAAGTGGATGGTGACGGTGGTGGTGGAGGATTCGAAGGTGGACGCGGTGGTGGCCGCCCTGATGGCCTCGAACAAGACGGGGGATATCGGGGACGGGAAGATCTTCGTCTGCCCTGTTTCGTCCTCCATCCGGATCCGGACCAACGAGAGCGAAGAGTACGCGTTGAATTGA
- a CDS encoding molybdopterin oxidoreductase family protein, with protein MTLSMQPVLPGWEQGLSRFNTHCSYCALQCALRMKVDQEKNRVVKVWGRRDFPTNRGLSCVKGQTAHQQLNHADRLTRPLVRDSQEGPFRETSWDEALDLVARRLGEVQREHGADSAAVYGGGALTNETAYLLGKFARVALKTRNIDYNGRFCMSAAAAAQNATFGVDRGLNFPLSDLFESRCILLVGANVAECLPPILVFLKRAQKLGAKLIVVDPRRSKTAEIADLELRPRPGTDSALGLALLGEVLAEGGVDYDYLAQRVNGFEEVLESAKGFNASWGESITGVPDVLIRQVARWLIRSKPALILTGRGAEQHSKGVETVQSFINLALALGQVGKMGGGFGTLTGQGNGQGGREHGQKADQLPGYRSIESPKDRSWVAQAWGIPEKELPGKGLSAQEILQAADEGSIKAMWVMGSNPAVSAANGNRVARGLSKLSFLVVSDFFFSETCRTAQVVLPSTLFAEEDGTMTNIEGRCVLRRKGVRPPGEARPDWMALRGVAERLGAGRFFPFADSEAIFAEFARVTAGSRADYSGMNYSKLERNKGLFWPCPEVNHSGTPRLFEYSFFHPDGKARMKGVAYHDSAEMPDDQYPYRLTTGRVLEHYLSGNQTRRIQPLKEAVPEPFVELSEKLVKRLGLEPGRKVKVATRRGEVLYDWKSNPEQEESTLFVPFHWGGDLAANLLTQEALDPVCRMPEFKVCAAQLSQDGKDLDREDAAKGGFATNEHR; from the coding sequence ATGACACTCTCCATGCAACCGGTCTTACCGGGATGGGAACAGGGACTTAGCCGCTTCAACACCCATTGCAGTTATTGCGCCCTCCAATGCGCCCTGCGCATGAAGGTGGACCAGGAAAAGAACCGGGTGGTCAAGGTATGGGGAAGGCGGGACTTCCCGACCAACCGGGGCCTCAGCTGCGTCAAGGGCCAGACGGCCCACCAGCAGTTGAACCATGCCGACCGTCTGACGCGGCCGCTGGTGCGCGACAGCCAGGAAGGCCCCTTCCGGGAAACGTCCTGGGACGAGGCGCTGGACCTGGTCGCCCGTCGGCTCGGGGAGGTCCAACGGGAACACGGCGCCGATTCGGCTGCGGTCTATGGGGGCGGGGCCCTCACCAACGAGACGGCCTACCTGCTGGGCAAGTTCGCCCGGGTCGCCCTGAAGACCCGCAACATCGACTACAACGGCCGTTTCTGCATGTCCGCCGCCGCCGCCGCCCAGAACGCCACCTTCGGCGTGGACCGGGGCCTCAATTTCCCCCTTTCGGACCTCTTCGAATCCCGTTGCATCCTGTTGGTGGGCGCCAACGTGGCCGAATGCCTTCCGCCCATCCTGGTCTTCCTGAAAAGGGCCCAAAAGCTCGGCGCCAAGCTCATCGTCGTGGACCCGCGCCGTTCCAAGACCGCCGAGATCGCCGACCTGGAGCTCCGGCCCCGGCCCGGCACCGATTCGGCCCTGGGTCTGGCCCTGTTGGGCGAGGTGCTGGCCGAAGGGGGCGTGGATTACGACTATCTGGCCCAAAGGGTCAACGGGTTCGAGGAGGTCCTGGAGTCGGCCAAGGGTTTCAACGCTTCCTGGGGCGAGTCCATCACCGGGGTGCCCGACGTGCTCATCCGGCAGGTCGCCCGCTGGCTCATCCGTTCCAAGCCCGCCCTGATCCTCACCGGTCGGGGGGCCGAACAGCACAGCAAGGGCGTGGAGACGGTGCAATCCTTCATCAACCTGGCCTTGGCCCTGGGGCAGGTGGGCAAGATGGGCGGGGGATTCGGCACCCTCACCGGCCAGGGCAACGGCCAGGGCGGGCGGGAACACGGCCAGAAGGCCGACCAACTTCCCGGCTACCGTTCCATCGAAAGCCCCAAGGACCGCAGTTGGGTGGCCCAGGCCTGGGGCATCCCGGAGAAGGAACTGCCAGGGAAGGGCCTTTCCGCCCAGGAGATCCTGCAGGCGGCCGACGAGGGAAGCATCAAGGCCATGTGGGTGATGGGTTCCAACCCGGCGGTATCCGCCGCCAACGGGAACCGGGTGGCCCGGGGACTTTCCAAGCTTTCCTTCCTGGTGGTCAGCGATTTCTTCTTCTCCGAGACCTGCCGGACGGCCCAGGTGGTCCTTCCCTCGACGCTGTTCGCCGAGGAGGACGGCACCATGACCAACATCGAGGGCCGCTGCGTACTGCGCCGCAAGGGGGTGAGGCCCCCGGGCGAGGCCCGGCCCGATTGGATGGCCCTGCGGGGGGTCGCCGAGCGCCTCGGCGCCGGCCGGTTCTTTCCCTTCGCGGACAGCGAGGCCATCTTCGCGGAGTTCGCCCGCGTCACGGCCGGGTCCCGGGCGGACTACAGCGGGATGAACTACAGCAAGTTGGAGCGCAACAAGGGCCTTTTTTGGCCCTGCCCGGAGGTGAACCACAGCGGCACCCCCCGCCTCTTCGAATATTCCTTCTTCCACCCGGACGGCAAGGCCCGCATGAAGGGGGTCGCCTATCACGACAGCGCCGAAATGCCCGACGACCAATATCCTTACCGGCTCACCACCGGCCGGGTGCTGGAGCATTACCTGTCGGGGAACCAGACCCGCCGCATCCAGCCGTTGAAGGAGGCGGTCCCCGAACCCTTCGTGGAGTTGAGCGAGAAGCTGGTGAAGCGGTTGGGGCTCGAGCCCGGGCGGAAGGTGAAGGTGGCCACCCGCCGGGGCGAGGTGCTCTACGACTGGAAGTCGAACCCCGAACAGGAGGAATCCACCCTTTTCGTGCCCTTCCATTGGGGGGGCGACCTGGCGGCCAACCTTCTGACCCAGGAAGCCCTGGACCCGGTCTGCCGCATGCCCGAGTTCAAGGTCTGCGCCGCGCAGTTGAGCCAGGATGGGAAGGATTTGGACCGTGAAGATGCGGCGAAAGGCGGTTTTGCCACCAATGAACACCGATAA
- a CDS encoding hemerythrin domain-containing protein — MKREKFLWPLTQSHHRGLVLAKHIREKLVDCPRGEEGTRVKAALEEVRGAYEGELRQHFWDEERILALYEAQLGTGEPMPERIRKDHRSLEMLMKQGDRESLLAFAETLTAHIRFEEEELFPGWERVFGDPDRGSVEKILRDAAGKSCPS, encoded by the coding sequence ATGAAACGTGAGAAATTCCTTTGGCCCCTGACCCAGTCCCACCACCGGGGCCTGGTCCTGGCCAAACATATCCGGGAAAAGCTGGTGGACTGCCCGAGGGGGGAAGAAGGGACCCGGGTGAAGGCCGCCCTGGAGGAGGTCCGTGGGGCCTATGAAGGGGAATTGCGCCAGCACTTTTGGGACGAAGAGAGGATCCTGGCCCTTTATGAGGCCCAACTGGGGACCGGAGAACCCATGCCCGAGAGGATCCGGAAGGACCATCGGTCCTTGGAAATGCTGATGAAGCAAGGGGACCGGGAAAGCCTGCTGGCTTTCGCCGAGACGCTCACCGCCCATATCCGCTTTGAGGAGGAGGAATTGTTCCCAGGATGGGAGAGGGTTTTTGGCGACCCGGACCGGGGTTCAGTGGAAAAGATCCTCCGAGATGCGGCGGGGAAATCCTGCCCTTCTTAA
- a CDS encoding TIGR04053 family radical SAM/SPASM domain-containing protein, whose translation MHDHPQALRPQDLYRDRPYIAIWEVTRACDLACVHCRAEAQDRAYPGELDTEQALDLIRQVAEWKVPLFVMTGGDPLKRPDLSTLVAECSRLKMNFALAPSITPLLTRERLKELKDAGVHRISLSLDGSNPATFDAFRGVPGTFDRFLDAAHQIRDLGIRLQINTTIGRHNRFQVPAMADLIRRFDIDLWSVFFLVPTGRAQRDQALNATDTEIILNQLYDVMEKGWFDVKTTEAHHFRRIILQRRGVTPEQLMRGDIPPHDVPLRRVARGVSDGRGFVFISHTGDVCPSGFLPLSGGNVKSLPLSDIYRHSPLFQRLRDADSLQGKCGRCDYRQFCGGSRARGYALTGNVMGADPYCSYQPQEQEPVALF comes from the coding sequence ATGCACGACCACCCTCAAGCCCTTCGGCCCCAGGACCTTTATCGGGACCGGCCCTATATCGCCATTTGGGAAGTGACCCGGGCCTGCGACCTGGCTTGCGTGCATTGCCGTGCCGAGGCCCAGGACCGGGCCTATCCGGGGGAGTTGGACACCGAACAGGCGCTCGACCTGATCCGCCAGGTGGCCGAATGGAAGGTGCCACTCTTCGTGATGACCGGGGGCGATCCCCTGAAACGCCCGGATCTTTCCACCCTGGTGGCCGAATGTTCCCGGCTCAAGATGAACTTCGCCCTGGCCCCCTCCATCACGCCCCTTCTGACCCGGGAGCGCCTGAAAGAGTTGAAGGACGCCGGGGTCCATCGCATCTCCCTTTCCCTCGACGGCTCCAACCCGGCCACCTTCGACGCCTTCCGGGGAGTGCCCGGGACCTTCGACCGCTTCCTGGACGCCGCCCACCAGATCCGGGACCTGGGCATCCGCCTTCAGATCAATACCACCATCGGGCGCCACAACCGCTTCCAGGTGCCCGCCATGGCGGACCTCATCCGCCGTTTCGACATCGACCTTTGGTCGGTCTTCTTCCTCGTCCCGACGGGACGGGCCCAACGGGACCAGGCCCTGAACGCCACCGACACCGAGATCATCCTCAACCAGCTCTATGATGTGATGGAAAAGGGTTGGTTCGACGTGAAGACCACCGAGGCCCACCACTTCCGCCGCATCATCCTCCAACGGCGCGGGGTGACACCTGAACAGTTGATGCGTGGGGATATCCCCCCTCATGACGTCCCGTTAAGAAGGGTCGCCCGGGGCGTGTCCGACGGGCGGGGCTTCGTCTTCATCTCCCATACCGGGGACGTGTGCCCCAGCGGGTTCCTGCCGCTCTCCGGGGGGAATGTGAAGTCCCTGCCGCTCTCCGACATCTACCGCCACAGCCCCCTCTTCCAGCGCCTGCGGGACGCCGATTCCCTGCAGGGCAAATGCGGCCGGTGCGACTACCGCCAGTTCTGCGGCGGGTCGCGGGCGAGGGGTTACGCCCTCACGGGCAACGTCATGGGCGCCGACCCCTACTGTTCCTACCAGCCCCAGGAACAGGAACCCGTGGCCCTGTTCTGA